One Pichia kudriavzevii chromosome 3, complete sequence genomic window carries:
- a CDS encoding uncharacterized protein (PKUD0C02900; similar to Saccharomyces cerevisiae YLR035C (MLH2); ancestral locus Anc_2.405) has protein sequence MRIQRLSRNVSAAVLSTSSISTQVSVLKELLENAIDAVDNKTELDADAYAQIQIELDKDSAGLDYMLVRDSGVGVSKNDRNLMCLNCTTSKLHSVDDLSKGVKTCGFRGEALNLIARISDTMVISTKTEEDTLVESWSVNKSGLPNTDAKMVPGANGTSVKVTGLFHSTPVRYKYLKEQRKRLLKALDEVVLTFAVIYRKIRFQIIYVKFSPNGRITLVENKTFSNKFNREHFFYDALDVRKKGWLENSDLVFEIHNMTQGSLAIFANVLLPTMTADFPIIKNSLKILAVNSRPLNLSLRVGKLILRMINEIYTRNGLLKPCVWYISLTFPTNSVDFNIEPEKSDIIIVNEEKVLERLSEELNKTVRKQHKLENEDALCAPSKSHQALESQIANNNSIDHGITITQKTSENKPERPSTFEELAEHFVQSDDESLVRELESTIKSVQMQAIDNGLSFDNRNELDILLPCSGKIGPNTKSDITENMCLDSTVQQKKEKHHGKTIINRDCNQQENREDTIHSIDDGHFGNFDISEGDDAEWSHTIYNTTRLSSELDVPSISLNPNKELSHQLTASVQNSSSLANFSYETHDSSKYDGSTLVEPSTLLAKPLRDAAFVKSPSPLSHANTGKTPKKQTSLTSFGTYILREPLKASTDSSVIRLPRITECSKHTKGSVVKVPFDLTLDSKNRIIQLEDDENWTGREGIPSSTILEGASKLYESTSYNPSRVKLLREVGIYRYA, from the coding sequence ATGCGAATTCAAAGACTTTCAAGAAACGTTTCAGCTGCCGTTTTATCTACCAGTTCTATTTCAACACAAGTTTCGGTTTTGAAAGAGCTGCTTGAAAATGCCATTGATGCGGTGGACAATAAAACGGAACTAGATGCAGATGCATATGCTCAGATACAAATTGAGTTAGATAAGGACTCTGCGGGCTTGGATTATATGCTGGTACGTGACAGTGGAGTTGGTGTCAGTAAAAACGATCGAAATTTGATGTGTCTCAATTGTACTACATCAAAACTTCATTCAGTAGACGATTTGTCAAAAGGGGTAAAGACGTGTGGCTTTAGAGGTGAAGCACTAAATCTAATTGCCCGAATATCAGATACTATGGTTATTAGTACGAAAACTGAAGAAGACACATTAGTTGAAAGTTGGAGCGTAAATAAATCAGGTTTGCCGAATACCGATGCCAAAATGGTTCCAGGCGCCAATGGCACATCCGTGAAAGTTACTGGACTTTTTCACTCCACTCCTGTCAGATATAAGTATTTGAAAGAGCAAAGGAAACGTTTGCTGAAGGCATTAGATGAAGTTGTTTTGACTTTTGCCGTTATATATAGAAAGATCAGATTTCAAATCATATATGTCAAGTTTAGTCCCAATGGGAGAATTACCTTAGTGGAGAATAAGACGTTTTCTAACAAATTCAATAGAGagcattttttttacgATGCATTAGATGTACGAAAAAAGGGTTGGCTTGAAAATTCAGATCTTGTTTTCGAAATACATAATATGACACAAGGAAGTCTTGCTATTTTCGCAAACGTCCTTCTACCCACTATGACAGCTGATTTTCccatcatcaaaaattCTTTAAAGATTCTAGCTGTCAACTCAAGGCCACTTAATCTCTCTTTGAGAGTCGGAAAGTTAATTTTGAGAATGATTAACGAAATATATACAAGGAATGGTCTTCTTAAACCCTGCGTTTGGTATATCTCTTTAACATTCCCTACGAACAGCGTTGATTTTAATATAGAACCAGAAAAGTCTGACATCATTATAGTTAACGAAGAAAAGGTGCTCGAAAGGTTATCTGAAGAGTTGAACAAAACTGTAAGAAAACAACACAAACTTGAGAATGAAGATGCTTTGTGTGCTCCTTCAAAAAGCCACCAAGCTTTAGAATCGCAAATTGCTAATAATAACTCGATTGATCATGGTATAACAATTACTCAGAAAACCAGTGAAAATAAGCCCGAACGCCCGTCCACATTTGAAGAACTGGCAGAGCATTTTGTTCAATcagatgatgaatcttTGGTGAGAGAGCTGGAGTCAACGATAAAAAGTGTTCAAATGCAGGCCATAGATAATGGATTATCTTTTGATAACCGCAATGAATTAGATATTTTACTTCCGTGCTCTGGGAAGATTGGACCGAACACAAAGTCTGACATAACAGAGAATATGTGCCTTGATTCAACTGTTcaacagaagaaagaaaaacatcacGGAAAAACCATTATAAATAGAGACTGTAATCAACAGGAAAATAGAGAGGATACGATCCATAGTATTGATGATGGTCATTTTGGTAACTTTGATATCAGTGAAGGTGATGATGCAGAATGGTCTCATACGATCTATAACACCACTCGACTGTCTTCTGAGTTGGACGTGCCGAGTATTTCCTTAAACCCTAATAAGGAGCTATCTCACCAACTGACGGCTTCTGTCCAGAATTCCAGTTCCTTGGCAAACTTTTCTTATGAAACTCATGACAGTAGCAAATATGATGGAAGCACCCTAGTAGAGCCTTCGACTCTTTTGGCCAAGCCATTACGAGATGCAGCTTTTGTAAAATCGCCATCTCCCTTATCCCATGCAAACACGGGCAAAACCCCCAAAAAACAGACCTCCCTAACCTCTTTTGGAACATATATTCTTAGAGAACCACTAAAAGCTTCCACAGACTCTTCTGTCATCAGGCTGCCTAGAATAACAGAATGCTCGAAACATACCAAAGGTAGTGTTGTAAAGGTACCATTTGATCTTACCTTAGACTCAAAAAATCGGATAATACAATTAGAAGATGACGAAAACTGGACAGGAAGAGAAGGAATTCCTTCGAGTACCATTCTTGAGGGAGCCTCGAAATTGTATGAATCTACTTCTTATAATCCATCTAGAGTTAAGTTGTTGAGGGAAGTAGGTATTTACCGGTACGCCTAA
- a CDS encoding uncharacterized protein (PKUD0C02910; similar to Saccharomyces cerevisiae YLR034C (SMF3); ancestral locus Anc_2.407), with translation MRLDLKKLIKFVGPGLLVSCAYIDPGNYSTSTAAGAQFHFSHLFFILISNVFAVILQCLCIKLGTVTGLDLSENCRKHLPNWLNRLNYILAEIAVIFTDLAEVVGTAIALNILFNIPLKIGVLLTILDVLVIIFAYNPDKSLKHIRKFEIFVSMLVILTFVCFVALVAKVDIGSKRDVIKGFLPSKILFQNKNAIYLGLGIVGATVMPHSLYLGSNLVKPRLKEFDINSGSCSFEEHENGEVYHKPSLNAIHYCLNYSYIELILSLCIIAVFINSSILVVSAASLFGKPGAEDADLISIYDMLCHYISKQAGLIFALAMFFSSIAAGIICTMSGMVIAEGSIHWKLNPFIRRIITRSISIIPCLFMAIFSDRSGVAMILNLSQVVLSLILPFVTAPLLYFTASSSIMSVKVINDEQSHPANETTALVSNNDQIKMKDFSNSLVMNILGISSWALIGFLNIYLIIQWIRGEDIHF, from the coding sequence ATGAGActtgatttgaaaaagttgatAAAATTTGTTGGTCCAGGCCTTCTTGTATCATGTGCCTACATTGATCCAGGTAACTATTCTACATCGACGGCTGCTGGAGCAcaattccatttttcacatttgTTTTTTATACTCATTTCCAATGTTTTTGCTGTTATATTGCAATGTTTATGCATAAAGTTGGGAACTGTGACGGGCCTTGATTTATCCGAGAATTGCAGAAAACATCTCCCTAACTGGCTCAATAGGTTGAATTATATTTTAGCAGAAATCGCCGTTATTTTCACGGACTTAGCTGAGGTTGTCGGTACAGCTATTGCACTAAATATACTGTTCAACATTCCCCTAAAAATTGGAGTACTTTTGACAATTCTTGATGTGTTAGTCATTATCTTTGCGTATAATCCAGATAAATCACTGAAGCATATCCGTAAGTTTGagatttttgtttcaatgCTAGTGATACTCACATTTGTGTGCTTTGTTGCCTTGGTTGCAAAAGTAGATATCGGATCTAAACGTGATGTTATAAAAGGATTTCTACCTTCTaaaattctttttcaaaacaagaatgCAATATACCTTGGGTTAGGTATAGTTGGTGCCACAGTCATGCCCCATTCTCTTTATCTTGGTTCAAACTTAGTTAAACCAAGGTTGAAAGAGTTCGATATTAATTCGGGCTCATGCagttttgaagaacatgaaaatggtgaagTTTATCACAAACCTTCCTTGAATGCAATCCACTATTGTTTGAATTATTCATATATTGAGCTTATCTTATCACTCTGCATAATTGCTGTATttatcaattcatcaattttagtTGTATCTGCTGCATCTTTGTTTGGAAAGCCAGGGGCTGAGGATGCTGATTTAATTTCTATATACGATATGTTATGCCATTATATTTCCAAGCAAGCAGGACTGATTTTTGCCTTAGCcatgtttttctcttcaatagCTGCTGGTATTATTTGTACTATGTCAGGAATGGTTATAGCAGAAGGAAGTATCCATTGGAAGTTGAATCCATTTATAAGGAGAATAATTACAAGGTCTATCAGTATCATCCCATGTTTATTTATGGCGATATTTTCTGATAGATCAGGAGTTGCAATGATATTAAACTTGTCGCAAGTTGTTCTTTCATTAATATTACCATTTGTAACAGCGCCATTACTATATTTTACGGCAAGTAGTTCAATCATGTCAGTCAAAGTAATAAACGACGAACAGTCTCATCCTGCGAACGAAACCACCGCATTGgtttcaaataatgatCAAATTAAAATGAAAGACTTCTCCAATTCATTGGTCATGAACATACTAGGGATTTCATCATGGGCACTTATTGGATTTTTAAATATATATCTTATTATCCAGTGGATTAGGGGTGAAGATATCCACTTTTAG
- a CDS encoding uncharacterized protein (PKUD0C02920; similar to Saccharomyces cerevisiae YBR081C (SPT7); ancestral locus Anc_3.307): MEVRSKRVLKRRRTLEVFEKGDEKNLWCLTKDLLDSGFFNCYLTPQQYNLLFEIVHFNENSQGDNIIWKSFLNGSLMLKFKEDGDDLSNSIENMYLKPGYPSMRHLNATVRYILYEKAVDYFYSGNNSDSFEFQLLTERNLTDTTQKKMPSPKIKPMISTSKDSDEDDNYDDEDDEEEEKGEERKEEEERCDSDGGTRYEGVDAIHKQAIIDAESDNKESSVIIDDSTKDYVFLVSKEDMLKKPIYPEIFDMTQEEEVIGQLHPILGTSSAIESSIEKQNELRLIKSFNKIYHGFENDLPNIFKKQKLERSDKELEISEEEEKKGNMDNSNSKEVDKLISLGGAANLSLKNLLKRIDDNRDKLGVTDIELKNLIMDVRKNRSKWANYNKIGQEELYEACEKVVLELRGYTEHSTPFLNRVSKREAPNYYQIIKNPMDLNTVLKKLKTLQYQSKKEFVDDLMLIWSNCLLYNSDPKHYIRVDALAMRKKTLALIPLIPDITIRDRAEVEREAAEQAAKEKEEEEDEKEETGRRSTRNMGQNISRKGRKVVQSSEPTHNGTLGSYKTEYVDTEIPAATPTPMDSGTGSHPSETSSSNNGPKEENDQHFRDSAEDEKLDEIRGIQLSVEDKNEDNDDLEISTWKSLTSSVRYRLCNERSKLFNGNQIQPNTEAVIRTQTQMYNFTKYLEDESKVVLHRNRKYFDENDDPYLIEYDVCGGIPSINQSSFDFDKIEEQLLENMIEEGKTLKDLPESRFKVKLQGSTNLIIENISLMQDIRKICFKINLIRTMQTSQFVHKSQFVAPDFPKIRFEDIDPMSKLKTRDMMSEAMASQALKKSVSALLMLSGFEKTNPLCAAILTEITETYMGNLAKSFKLHLESNSINKMPVQRKRPMTCKEVLQVVLQYNGIEKPDAIYSYYKEHLTKQHKKLNDLKSGLEGFLCDLLRPSMQELSESQFNDDSEQFLNGEFSDEIGDDFFGFKELGLDKEFGLLTSSVPLHLLQSKLSHQFSQLSKNMTRRQYDHFKNLKFPKLTKKDIPKQIGILRPFYEDLYLKSKMLYDKQLKKYQVQLQNGEKVEEPMQEIANDDELILIEDDDLPLKQRNNRPKIPPNGKITQVKKKFIPTAFFLEKQDELKNRLEAIVQKSGELTSASEEFHETSDKTKEKDAPLDKTLDQLDTIEQGKELNLKSARSDIPLKEIKVVEEKETKVDKQIAPDLKAVEGDVIYENKKSGNGVEKEKDVGKADEKECNTDFIVETKGDLKTKANKDHKGGIEEDAQKNDDDDENGDESGDESGDENGDENGDENGDDENDAEIEEKNEDEEDEEEQEEQDGGDDEEEEEQEEQEEKDGGDDDDDDDDDDDDDDDDDDDDDNSSLF; this comes from the coding sequence ATGGAGGTCAGATCTAAGCGTGTGCTGAAGCGAAGAAGAACGCTTgaagtatttgaaaaggGTGATGAAAAGAATCTCTGGTGTCTTACCAAGGATCTCCTAGATTCaggatttttcaattgctaCTTGACTCCACAGCAATACAACCTCCTTTTTGAGATTGTTCACTTTAATGAAAATTCCCAAGGTGATAATATTATTTGGAAGAGCTTTCTCAACGGTTCATTAATGCTAAAATTCAAGGAGGATGGCGATGACTTGTCAAATtccattgaaaatatgTATCTAAAGCCAGGATATCCTTCCATGAGACACCTCAACGCTACAGTTAGATATATTTTATATGAGAAAGCTGTCGATTACTTCTATTCCGGAAACAACTCTGATTCTTTTGAGTTCCAACTATTAACAGAAAGAAATCTTACAGATACCacacagaaaaaaatgccGTCACCAAAGATAAAACCCATGATATCTACTAGTAAAGATAgcgatgaagatgataatTATGAcgatgaggatgatgaggaagaagaaaaaggagaagagagaaaagaggaagaagaaagatgtGATAGTGATGGTGGAACTCGATATGAGGGGGTCGACGCCATTCATAAACAAGCAATAATAGATGCTGAAAGTGACAATAAGGAGAGTAGCGTAATTATCGATGATTCCACTAAAGATTATGTCTTCCTGGTAAGTAAAGAAGACATGCTTAAAAAACCGATATATCCAGAAATTTTTGACATGACTCAGGAAGAGGAAGTGATTGGACAGCTGCATCCTATTCTAGGAACTTCATCTGCAATTGAGTCAAGTATTGAAAAACAGAATGAACTAAGACTTATCAAAAGCTTTAATAAAATTTACCATGGTTTTGAGAATGATCTACCAAATATATTTAAGAAGCAAAAGTTGGAACGGAGTGATAAggaattggaaatttccgaggaagaagaaaaaaagggcAACATGGACAATTCAAACTCAAAGGAGGTTGACAAGTTGATATCATTAGGAGGTGCTGCTAATCTTTCATTAAAGAACTTGCTGAAAAGAATCGATGACAATAGAGACAAATTAGGAGTTACTGatattgaattgaaaaacttaatTATGGACGTGAGGAAAAACAGATCTAAATGGGCCAACTACAATAAAATCGGCCAAGAAGAATTATATGAGGCCTGTGAAAAAGTAGTTTTGGAATTAAGAGGGTACACCGAACACTCAACACCGTTTCTAAATAGAGTCTCCAAGCGTGAAGCACCTAATTACTATCAGATTATCAAAAATCCAATGGACTTGAATACggtgttgaagaagctTAAAACATTGCAATACCAAAGTAAAAAAGAGTTTGTTGACGACCTAATGTTGATTTGGTCCAATTGTTTGCTTTATAATTCGGATCCCAAACATTACATCAGAGTTGATGCCCTTGCAATgcgaaaaaaaactttggCTCTTATACCTTTAATCCCAGACATCACTATCAGAGATAGAGCTGAAGTCGAAAGGGAAGCTGCAGAACAGGCCGCcaaggagaaggaggaggaggaagacgaaaaagaagaaactgGTAGAAGATCCACCAGAAATATGGGTCAAAATATTTCTCGCAAGGGCCGTAAAGTTGTACAATCATCAGAACCTACACATAATGGAACTCTTGGTTCATATAAAACTGAGTATGTTGACACTGAAATTCCAGCAGCGACTCCTACACCTATGGACAGTGGAACAGGATCACATCCTTCAGAAACTTCATCTAGTAACAACGGAcccaaagaagaaaatgatcaGCACTTTCGTGACAGTGCTGAAGATGAGAAGCTTGATGAGATTCGGGGTATACAACTATCTGTTGAAgacaaaaatgaagataatgatgaCTTGGAAATATCTACCTGGAAATCTTTGACCTCGTCCGTAAGGTACAGGCTTTGCAATGAAAGATCAAAATTGTTCAACGGGAACCAAATTCAGCCTAACACGGAAGCAGTAATCCGAACGCAGACGCAAATGTACAACTTTACAAAATATTTAGAAGACGAATCCAAAGTTGTGTTACACAGAAATAGGAAATACTTTGACGAGAATGATGATCCGTATTTGATCGAATATGATGTTTGTGGTGGTATTCCTAGCATTAACCAATCgagttttgattttgataaaatagaAGAGCAGCTGCTAGAAAATATGATTGAAGAGGGAAAAACTTTGAAGGATTTACCTGAGAGTAGGTTTAAAGTGAAGTTACAGGGGTCGACTAACCTGATCATCGAAAACATTAGCTTAATGCAAGATATAAGAAAAATTtgcttcaaaatcaatttaATAAGGACTATGCAAACTTCCCAGTTTGTGCATAAATCACAATTTGTTGCACCTGATTTTCCCAAAATTAGGTTTGAAGATATCGATCCAATGTCTAAGCTCAAAACCAGGGACATGATGTCAGAAGCAATGGCATCACAagcattgaagaaatcagtTTCTGCACTTTTGATGTTAAGTGGCTTTGAAAAGACCAATCCGCTTTGTGCTGCAATTCTTACTGAAATAACCGAAACTTATATGGGAAATTTAGCTAAGTCGTTCAAGCTACATCTCGAATCGAACTCCATCAACAAAATGCCGGttcaaaggaaaagacCAATGACATGCAAGGAAGTGTTGCAGGTTGTCCTTCAATATAATGGCATAGAGAAACCTGATGCAATATATTCCTATTATAAAGAACACCTTACTAAACAGCATAAAAAACTTAACGATTTGAAAAGCGGGCTGGAAGGTTTCTTATGTGATCTTTTGAGACCTAGTATGCAAGAACTGAGTGAAAGTCAGTTTAATGATGACTCCGAGCAGTTTCTTAACGGTGAATTTTCTGATGAGATTGgagatgatttttttgggttcaaagaattggGCTTAGACAAGGAGTTTGGTTTACTAACATCAAGTGTTCCGCTTCATTTGCTTCAATCAAAGCTTTCTCATCAATTCAGCCAACTAAGTAAAAATATGACTAGGCGCCAGTATGACCATTTTAAAAACCTCAAGTTTCCTAAACTAACAAAGAAGGACATTCCAAAACAAATTGGTATTTTACGTCCTTTTTATGAAGACCTCTACCTAAAGTCTAAAATGCTCTACGATAAACAACTTAAAAAATACCAAGTACAATTACAAAATGGtgagaaggttgaagaacCTATGCAAGAGATCgcaaatgatgatgagcTGATTcttattgaagatgatgatctGCCACTaaagcaaagaaacaacagaCCAAAAATTCCTCCTAATGGTAAAATCACGCAAGTTAAGAAAAAGTTTATACCAACGgcttttttccttgagAAACAGGATGAACTCAAAAATAGACTAGAAGCTATTGTACAAAAGTCCGGTGAGTTAACTTCTGCTTCTGAGGAATTTCATGAAACAAGtgataaaacaaaagaaaaagatgcACCATTAGACAAAACTTTGGACCAATTGGACACTATTGAACAAGGTAAAGAATTAAACTTGAAGAGTGCGAGATCCGATATTCctttaaaagaaataaaagtaGTAGAAGAGAAGGAAACAAAAGTAGACAAGCAAATAGCACCGGATTTGAAAGCAGTTGAAGGAGATGTTATatatgaaaataaaaagagtGGAAACGGTGtggagaaagaaaaggacGTTGGAAAGGCTGACGAAAAAGAATGTAATACTGATTTTATTGTGGAAACGAAAGGGGATCTCAAAACTAAAGCAAATAAAGATCACAAAGGTGGTATAGAGGAAGACGCTCAAAAgaatgacgatgatgatgagaatgGTGATGAGAGTGGTGATGAGAGTGGTGATGAGAATGGTGATGAGAATGGTGATGagaatggtgatgatgaaaatgatgctgaaattgaagagaagaatgaagatgaggaagacGAGGAAGAGCAGGAAGAACAGGATGGGGGCgatgatgaggaggaggaggagcAGGAGGAGCAGGAGGAGAAGGATGGGGGCGATGACGACGACGATGATGACgacgacgatgatgatgatgatgatgatgatgatgatgatgataatagtagtttgttttga
- a CDS encoding uncharacterized protein (PKUD0C02930; similar to Saccharomyces cerevisiae YHR017W (YSC83); ancestral locus Anc_1.355), translating to MPDFVDKVFEYTSKILGGTNAVLQNVYSTTADTLQSSIDSTKVVGETVLNGTKGVYSKAQEIIPQGFEVVTNATGLSKVSQTPAPTGVTDRLVGFLTKNVFTIGLGIAFPAAGFAAYNVYRTLVPYQRYAKRLQNRYRYEVVLVVGSMNSTFVSKLVNDLNNRGYVVFVTVSDEQELRLVEEYNDQDIKPLVIDYTNDSSVRNSLLKLGQFLDMKISSIFEESYYNFKGVLVIPDYSKLPKLKSLEELSSREFSRVTENFFLKFNTLLYNGLLTFIRESNSRRDTVESYNGQKVEGGYSKLLFVNFLVVPSNDNRRLVHTLALEMNRLLYNKLYQDHSVSIKESFLRLVKKPSNISQIDMTMLDIYLHKNSNSTLVSDSVFHNVLSRVGKKLSPKQIHHKIFDLLNHDVLMKNYKIEN from the coding sequence ATGCCAGACTTTGTTGACAAGGTGTTTGAATATACCAGTAAGATTTTAGGTGGAACAAACGCAGTTTTGCAGAACGTATATTCCACAACAGCTGACACATTGCAATCATCGATTGATTCCACAAAAGTGGTTGGTGAAACTGTACTGAATGGAACCAAAGGAGTGTACAGCAAGGCGCAAGAAATTATTCCACAAGGTTTTGAAGTAGTCACTAATGCAACAGGGTTGTCCAAAGTCTCACAAACACCAGCGCCAACAGGCGTTACAGATAGACTAGTTGGTTTCCTTACCAAAAACGTTTTCACTATCGGATTAGGGATTGCTTTTCCGGCGGCAGGATTTGCTGCTTATAATGTATACAGAACGTTAGTGCCCTATCAAAGATATGCCAAAAGGTTACAGAATAGGTATCGCTACGAAGTCgttcttgttgttggatCAATGAATTCTACCTTTGTTTCAAAACTAGTCAATGACTTGAATAACAGAGGCTACGTGGTTTTCGTTACAGTTTCGGATGAGCAGGAACTAAGACTCGTTGAAGAATACAATGATCAAGACATAAAACCACTTGTAATTGACTACACAAACGACTCTAGTGTTAGGAATAGTTTGCTGAAGTTAGGTCAGTTTTTAGACATGAAAATTTCCAGTATTTTCGAAGAGTCTTACTATAATTTTAAAGGTGTTCTTGTGATTCCAGATTATTCAAAGCTACCAAAGTTAAAATCTTTAGAAGAGTTAAGCTCAAGGGAATTTTCACGTGTAACAgaaaatttctttttgaaattcaataCTCTGCTCTATAATGGTCTTCTTACTTTTATTAGGGAAAGCAACTCCAGAAGAGATACGGTGGAAAGTTATAATGGCCAAAAGGTAGAGGGTGGATACTCCAAATTGCTGTTTGTGAACTTTTTAGTTGTACCAAGTAATGATAATAGAAGATTAGTTCACACTCTTGCTTTGGAAATGAACAGGTTACTTTACAACAAATTATACCAAGATCATTCTGTGTCTATCAAAGAATCTTTCTTGCGACTAGTTAAGAAACCATCAAATATCTCGCAAATTGATATGACTATGTTAGATATTTATTTACATAAAAACAGTAACTCAACTTTAGTTTCTGATTCTGTATTTCATAACGTGCTATCCAGAGTTGGGAAAAAGTTATCACCTAAACAAATACATCAcaaaatttttgatttgttgaacCATGATGTCTTGATGAAGAACTATAAGATTGAGAACTGA